The Aquincola tertiaricarbonis genomic sequence GAGATGGGCTCGCGCCCGCTGCCAGGCCTGTGGATCAGGCAAGCCATCGGGGCGGGGCCGCGAGCGGCCCCTAGGGTCAGCCGGTCGGCGGGGTCAGCCCGGCGTGTCGGCCCGGCGGCGGCGCGCCGCGGTCAGGCCCAGTGCGGCCAGGCCGGCGGCCAGCGTGGCCCAGGTGGCCGGCTCCGGCACCGGCGCGGCCACGTAGTCGAAGGTCAGCTTGCCGCTGTGCCAGATGCCGTCGGCACCGGCCAGGTCGTTGACGTCGTCATAGAACTGCAGCCTCAGCTGGCCATCGCTGCCCAGCCGAAAGCCCAGGCCCTGGTTCAGCAGGTCGAGGCTGCCGCTGGCGCCGTAGCGGCCTTCGTTCTCGATGTCGGGCGCGGGCAGAAAGTCGAAGCCTTCGCCGGACCGGCCGGTGATACGCAGCGAGATTTCGCTGAGCCAGCTGCCGGTGTAGGCCTCGACGTCGAACTCATACCGCAGGCCGGTGATGAACGATCCCGCGCCCAGGTTGAAGCTGAGCTGGGTGTTGCCCGCTTCGTCCACCGCGTCCTGGCTGAGCACGTTGTCAAAGCCGAAGCTGAAACTGGCGGCACTGGCCGGCAGCGCGGCGGCCAGGCCCAGGGCCAGGGCGCCGAGTGCAAGGTACTGCTTCATGGTGCCGGCCGCCTTCACTGGGTGCAGAAGGGCGTCAGGCCCATGGTCGACTTCACGCCTTGCACCACCATCTTCTGGAACTGGGCGGCGCCGGGGCCGCTGCCGGTGAAGGAGCTGGCGTTGTGGCCCAGCGTGGTCAGCCAGGCGCGGCCGCCGTCGTAGTACTGGCACCAGGCCACCGGGAAGAAGTCGGGGTGGCCGGGGTGCGGCGGCGCATCGGGCGGGTTGAGCGTGCTCACGTCCACCTTGGCCAGGAACTTCACGTTGGTGGGGAAGGGCGCGAGGTTGTACCACTCGTCCATGAATTCAAAGCGGGTGGACACGCCGGCGGTGGACGGGTCGTTGCCGATCAGTTCGACCACGCCGCTGCGGTTGGGCGAGTGGTTGTAGAAGTTGGCATTGCCCAGCAGGCCTTCGTAGTAGGGCCAGTTGTATTCGGCACCGAAGGCGTTGTGGATGGCCACGAAGCCACCGCCGCGGCGCATGTAGTTGCGCAGGGCGGTGCGGGCAGCATCGTTGCTGGTGGCGGCGGCCGAGTTCCACAGCGTGTCGCGGTTGCTGCTGGCGAAGATCACCGTCTTGTACTGGTTGATGCGGCTGGCCAGCACCGTCACGTCTTCGGTCCAGTCCACCTGGATGCCGGCGGCGTTGAGCATGCTCACCAGGCTGCGCTGCATCACGTTGGCATCGGCCAGCGGCGGGTTCAGGCCGGCCGGCAGTGCCGGGCCCAGGTTGG encodes the following:
- a CDS encoding ThuA domain-containing protein, giving the protein MTTGKTLKLTLAAAAVLSGFGAQAQTAKKVNSKNIDPYYNVCRGTSPECYNDWKAFENTPNRVLVYSRTAGPRHANLGPALPAGLNPPLADANVMQRSLVSMLNAAGIQVDWTEDVTVLASRINQYKTVIFASSNRDTLWNSAAATSNDAARTALRNYMRRGGGFVAIHNAFGAEYNWPYYEGLLGNANFYNHSPNRSGVVELIGNDPSTAGVSTRFEFMDEWYNLAPFPTNVKFLAKVDVSTLNPPDAPPHPGHPDFFPVAWCQYYDGGRAWLTTLGHNASSFTGSGPGAAQFQKMVVQGVKSTMGLTPFCTQ
- a CDS encoding PEP-CTERM sorting domain-containing protein, with the translated sequence MKQYLALGALALGLAAALPASAASFSFGFDNVLSQDAVDEAGNTQLSFNLGAGSFITGLRYEFDVEAYTGSWLSEISLRITGRSGEGFDFLPAPDIENEGRYGASGSLDLLNQGLGFRLGSDGQLRLQFYDDVNDLAGADGIWHSGKLTFDYVAAPVPEPATWATLAAGLAALGLTAARRRRADTPG